ACTACGATGATATTGACTGGTCGAATGTCAATAGTTTTGGTTGTGTGACGTGTATGCAAGGCAAATCCAGATATAAAAACCATATTATTGGTAGCAGAGCGATTGCCCAACAATATTATGAAGTCGGTGAGTACTTCCATTCAGATCTATTTGGATCTGTGAGTAATATTAAGAAAGGGTACTATCATTCGTTTATAAGCTTTACAGATGAAAAATCAAAGTTCAAGTTTGTTTATGGACTAAAGAGTAAATCTGCAGAAGCAATTTTAAAGGTGTTGAAGGTTTTCGTTCCGTATGTTGAAAAGCACCTTGGTAAATCAATCAAGTATATTCAAACAGATAACGGTTTGGAATACAAGAATAGATTGGTTATGGAATATTTGAGAAAATTTGGTATTAAATTACTAAATAATACAGCTGGTGACTCAAGAGGTAATGGTGTGGCCGAACGCCTCAATTTGacattattaaatgatGCTCGAACATTGATGGGGAATACCAATTTACCAAGACATTTGTGGTTTTATGCGGTATTATTTAGTTGTTATGTGAGAAATGGTATTATTGCAGCCAGCAACGATACAGGATGTTCTCCAAGAGAACTAATGTCTATaccaaaattaaatgtCGCAAAGATTTTGCCATTTGGTAGTCATGTAATTTTACATCATCCTACTCATGACAAGATCGAGAAGAGAGGTTTAGATGCTTATGTTTTGGCACCATCTGAATCATCCTTTGGATATTTAGTATGGGTGCCATCCTTAATGAGAATAGTTGATAGTTCTAGTATTTCTCTATGTAAAAGTCCATTCAATAGTGGTGAATGTCAAGAAAATGTAATTGACGAATTTATTGATGAACTTATCTCCAAAGACGATTCATTGGATTCTAATAGAGTAGAACCATTAAGTAGTCAAACAAATGAAAGTCACAATGAAAGTGCAGAAGTAATACCTGCCACTGATCAGGATTCATCGGAACAAATTATTCCTATTATTACTGATTACTCACGTGAAGATTCACATGAGGAATATCAAGGGAATGAATATGATGGAGATACAGAAACTACTTCTGAAGAGGCACTTGATGTTGATGAGGCAAACACTGAGAGTAGTGTAAGAACAGATAGTGTTACTGACACTGAAGAATATGTACCAAGTGATGGTATTGATGTTGCAGTTGGTAGACCTCAGACTACCGTTAATaagaatgaaaaagaagtcGATGATGTCGACATTAAATCCAATGAAGTCAATGAACATGCGAACACTGAATCTGTTTCTGATTCTAATTCTAAATCTGATTCTGATTCTAAATCTAAATCCGATTCTGATTCTGATTCTGATTCAGCTTCTAACTCTGAGAATGAATCATCAGATTCACCTCGTGTTATTGACAGTACCAATTGGGTTGTTCAGACTAACaacaagaaaagaaaaatgaccACCGAGGAAATATTTGCCTCCATTCAAGAGGATCCCTCAATGGTCACAGCcagaaaaagattaaagATTAGGTTAGCTAAGATTCTAGCAGTGATGGAATCAGCACGAAATAACTCTGCTGATGTCAAACATATACGTAATGAGACGTTATATTTGCACGAGGTTTATCGTCTTAGCGATCCTAACATTAAGAATCAATATTTAATGGCAATGCAGAAAGAAATTGAAGTATTAGAAGGTTCTAACACTTGGGATAGTGGGGAACCCATTCCGGTAGATAGTGTTGATCAATCAAAGATTGTGCcactattaatattattcaatGTCAAGCGATCTGGAAAGTATAAATGTCGTATTTGTGCGCGCGGAGATGTCCAGGATGCAACCACATACGAAGATTCTCTGAGCTCATCAAACTTAGCTCAGGATGGATTGATGTTTTTACTTAACATGGTTTTGACAAATAGTTGGCATTTGGGTCAATTGGATATTCAAGGCGCATACTTGAATGCTCCAATAAACACTGAATTGTATGTTAAGGCACCTAAGGTCTATGGATATAAGAACATGTTGTTCAAATTAAGAAAGAGTCTATATGGCCTACGCCAAAGTGGATATCTCTGGAACCAAGAGATCAGTAGTTTTCTAATCCAGATAGGTTTTCaagaaattgaattttGGCCTTCATTGTATCAAAAGAATTACGATGGTGTTGAAGGTATCAAGCACACCATTCTTTTGGGCCTATTTGTAGATGACATGGTGGTTGTCTCCTCCAAAGAATGTGATTTTAAAGAACTGGTTGCTATGTTGAATACGCGCTACACGGTTAAAACAGTCAATGATGGAGGTGAACCTATTTATGATATTCTTGGATTAGAAATAGAATATAAGGTTGGTAGTCATTTGTCAATGACTATGGGGAAGTCTTTGGAAGAAAAACTCCCAAAGTTAGGTTTCAATCTGAGTGATAAGGTTACAAGCTTACCCCTAGTTTACGACTTCAAGCTACCAgagaaattgaaaattgaCTCAGTAGACTTAGCTGagaaaatacaaaaatgtAGAAAAGCTGTAGGATTGCTTAATTATGTTGTTGGCAAATATAGACCTGATATAAACTTCGTCGTAAATGTACTAGCAAGTTATCAGCTATATCCAACAGAAGAAATTATGAAATTGTTACACAAaacaattaattatttgtgGGGGACGAGAAACCACAAATTAATTTGGAGATATGATGATATAATTAAAGGAAATTTTAAGATTATAGTAGATGCTTCACATGGTAATCGTGAAAAGTTTCAAAGTCAGTACGGCTACATGGTATACATGAACAATCTTCTTGTAGGATACAAAACAGGTACTACAAGCATTGCATGTATGTCATCTACTGAAGCCGAGACATATGTAGTAAACGAGGCATCCTTGAAGTTTGAATACTGGATCCCATTACTAGAAGAATATTATTCTGAGATAACTAAAGAATTGTATTGTGACAATCAATCAGCAATAAAATTGTGTAAAGCTGATACTTTTGTTAAATTTCGAGATAAATTTCATGGAATCAGAGCATATAGAGCTAGACAACAAATGAGAAATATTGGatttgatttaaaatttgttgaATCTAAGTCAAATCCGGCTGATGTGTTAACGAAATTTGCTCCACATAAGGATAATATTAAACTGtttatgaaaaattttgaGTATTGATTTTCATCAATATGGGGGATGTTGGACATTTGACATTGTCTGTCCAATAATTGAACCGTTTATTTCCCGATGGATTATCGGcaaagaatattataaatgtttAATATGGACTATCGAATAATTAGGGGTAATATTCCCGAAATTATATCGGTAATAATTTGATGACGTCATATTACACACTCAAGCCCCTATTTATGACGATATACCCGAACTGGTGTACCTTGATTGAAACAGGGAAATCAAGGTATATAAAGGACACAAAACTAAGAATtaagaatatattaattaaaattattcctttatataattatatagttaggaattatataaagaggAGAGCgaacaattattataaaagagTAACTATTAGATATTAAGATGTCTAGTAACTTGAATAATAAGGCGGGTTTAATCGGTGACCCCGATTTTtcccaataataataataataatattatcataataatactaatttcatattcattataccaacaatattattatattaatactaatccatatataataatcatcttacTCTCTTgttcataataatagtaatatctttataataataatcttaattTCATATCtatactattaataatatcattatactaataatcttaattccatattaataataccaacaatattattataatcatcCTCCTCTTATATTTATACTCATAACTATATCcttataataattcacATACTAATTctaatccatatataatactCATCTTATTCTTATACTTATAATctcaataatattcttatactcattatataataattattcataatatatttataatactaataatattattataataatactatttcatatttataataataataataatatcattataattataatcttCTTCCAATATCCATAATCACAATAATCCTAATCCATATCTAACCATCTTATTCTAATACTTGTAATCCCAATGATATTCttatactatatatattcttccaatatcattatagtaataatatcctATATATAATACTTATCAATCAACTGTTATTATCCATAcatcataattattaattcatACTTATACtctcaataatatttccaatttcaatattataaatatcttATTATacttataatattaacaagttatttatattatatctaTAATAGTTATCCctactatatttataattcatatataataattattcaattatactacttatatatttataactatcatatactaataatacatatattataattataatatacttatacaactcatatatttattatcttactatactttgattataatatttctatactatatatatttataattcatATATACTTACATTACTtggttatttataatataaatacataattataatataccTACTCtcataatataataattattcccACTATACTTATAATTCATATATACTTATACCACTCatcatataataattattcctaatatattcatattccacatatatttataatctaAATCAACTAATAACTTATCAACATCCATccattcataataattatccCACTAatcttataataataatatgttTGTTATATTCATATCCttatactatatatatatataaattgataatctcaatcaaataatcctccatttatatttataataatcatccattcatattcatattcatatcctccattaatatttataataatgtcaTAATAACTTTCCATCCatctttataatcaaaataaattctcATAACTATAATACTCTGAATGTCTCACTATAATTATCctccatatatatttattgtatcACTCCAATAATCATTCTACTAATCGTATCTCCAAttcatatttataattatcatccattcatattcatattcatatcctccattaatattcataataatgtCATAATAACTATCCATTCatctttataatcaaaataaattctcATAACTGTAATACTCTAGATATCTCAATATAATTATCctccatatatatttattgtctcactccaataattattctactatatttataataccaatatcaTACTCCCAATAACATCTACAATCATATCATAATAACTATCCATCCatctttataatcaaaataaatcctTATAACTATAATACTCTGAATGTCTCAGTATAATTATCctccatatatatttattgtctCACTCTAATAATCATTCTACTAATCATATCCCcaatttgtatttataataatcattcatattcatattcatattcatattctCAATATCATTTATAATCATGTCTCACCACTCTTATACTCTATACCCTAGTCGTCTCATTCTACATTTATAATCATATCCAATACTTATCCTccaaatatctttattgtCTAACTCCACTTCTATTCCATATATATCAATAGTTATACCAATCTACTTGTCACCTTAATATActaattattcaaatatattcataatccCAATCTAATAATTATCTCATTAGAATAACTATTCTAATATACTTATACTATCcgtataataattatccaaatatatcaataatcATTGTATCATGGTCGatatgtttttataatctCAATATCCAATAACTCCACACTATCTATAATCCAATTCCAattatactaataatatatcaataacTCAAACATACTTCTAATCATACTCCATCTAGAATCCCTCATCATATTCAAGCCAAATATCTCCAATAtataattgttattgttcAGATGAAACCTGATCtgaagtattattattgttggaatTGTAGGGATGGGACATTCTTTGTAGATTAATTGTGAAACTGTTATGTTGTAGTAAATGTATATACTTGattatagtattattactgaGTGTTCTcttctattatttataattatacaaaatatataaaaatgtgttttatttgttctATTCTCGTTATTTTGTGTCCATTTATATATCTCGATTTTTCTGCTTCAACCAAACAATATCAGTTCCTGAATTGTCGCTAGATGATTTTAAGTAAACAACTTTCAGCGATACTTAATTACCGATGATTCCTTATCGAATTCTTATGTTGATAAGCTTTAAGTAAACAAGTTGTCGGGATTTAATTTCctcaatatttaaattataattatagcTTGTTGATTAGTATATTTCCCAATTTGGTATTTGattccaataatatttcctTATCTGGAATCTGGTTCCAGCACAAATGTTTAGTAAATTTAATTCCCTATTGGAATTTGGTTCCAACAGTTATTTCATTCATAATCCTAACATACCCACATTTCCCAATACACAATATCAACTCACTTATCATCCAAGTACATTTCTAatccaaatatataaatccTCACAACTCACTTGTAATATAAATACGATAGTAATCATAATATAACTAATAATCTCACCCTATttataattcaataaataaataatcccAATACTCTAGTAATTCCATCTCAATTCTGATCCTATTATACTAATTTCCTCGTCATATCTATAAATATACTAATACTCCcatcataattataatcCTAACTCTAATCCCATCATACTTTTGATACTATTTATAATCCCAtcattcataataattgcatctattaaatatatcatCTATCAAAATATCTCATCACCTAACaagataacaaaataaaaataaatcctaCTTTCTCCACAACTCAACTCAATTATCCACCACTATAACTCCAACCTGTTTGTCAAACACTCCACTTATCCTCTCAATATAACtaccactaataatattatcatatcCTTGTctctttgtttgttttttttacccAATGTGTTCTTGTATCTTGTATATTATCCAATTCATTCCTCATATCATATGccttttaattaaagaatCAGCCATATCAATGATAATCACTAGCTCTAATATAAACCtgtaaatttatattccaAGCATAATCCATACAACTCAACTCATCATTTCTTAACAACTATAATAACTTATcaaccaaagaaaaaaaaaattatttttttaacaaatcttACAcgtgcaaaaaaaaacacaactTATTATccgacaaaaaaaaaatatttttttaacaaatctgATCCGCGCAAAAAGCACAACGTGATCAAACAAGAACACACACGAATTAAGCTACAACAGTCACATGATTATTTTCACAAATTATCAACtgagaaaggaaaaaaaaaaaaaaaaaaagaaagaaaaaaaggaaaaaagaaaaaaatttttttttaagaaatcACACCCACACAGAAAACCATTAAACATAATCAACCAAATACAACCCAACTCAAAACTCAAATATCCTAATAATTcctacaaataaaataaaatctaaaacaaaatatctaCTACAATCACTCACTTACTCACTTGCTCGAATAAATCCTgactaaatttaaaaaaaaaaaaaataaaaaaaaaacgtgatctttccttcttctttcaaACACTCTCCATAATGTAATCCACCTATCAACCctgtcttttttattttaaattgttgTAAACTCTAATAATCTTCTTGGTTCATGTTAATTTACTTGTTATTCTGTGTATTTTACTTGTTTCTTATTACATATACACTTTGTACAATGAATGTAATCAAGTTGTGTAATGTGCTAATTGAAAtacaactttttctttatttgcCACCCGCTTCTTTTACATCgtgaaaatatttggtgCCCAATCCAATCTCGTATAAATAACTcgcttgtttttttattatttttttttttatttggtaGTTGTACGCCTTCTCAATGCGTCGCTTTCTGTGAGttcaattaatattttttttcgcgTTTATTACTGTGTcgtatattttcttcttgatTGTATTTGTTTGCTTGTTATACGTTCATTATGCAGCAGTAGCAATCTAATCCCATCGCGCGTATCTcctaataaataatttcaaaaagtaaatattaattttcaatgaaacaaaatatttttttgtataatccACGTGATCCTATTTTCCCAATCTATAAATTACTAAAcgagaaataaaaacaaaaatattattttttttttaacaaatccGATCAGCGCGGTAAACACAACTAACTAAGAAGAAGGAACACTGCTACAGCTCTAACACACAAATAACCcccattaataatttaataaatcctACTcgcccaaaaaaaaaaaaaaaagttacattcttgaataaaaattaaattaaataaaaataatcatacaCTGTGTCCAACAATAACTCACTCacataaattttaattaaataatttatttttatttttttaccaaataGATTGTATTTAGTGCATATATGTGTAACAACTATcgtaatataattttatttatctttttttttttttgttcaatttatttatccaattTACAATCCAACCTCCTTGTACgattaaaatattactcACACTGATATAAAGCGctcgctttttttttttttttttttttttttgacatcAAATGTATCACGTGGTTAAAAAAGACGACTCGCTTTCATTTctagtttatattttttttttccttttttttttttttttaaatcttcgTCCGAGACAAAACACGCCTCGATTTCTTATCATGTGCGACTCGACGCGTTACATTCTGATATATTCGTCATCTcgtttatttctattttcctttttttttatcctaAATTCTATACGcgcaaaaaaataaaataaaaaaaatatatatcacAATTAAGTACAAATCTTATCTTTAGCAATCAACTATTTacataattgttttttaatttttttttatttttttattttttttattttttttattttttttattttttttatttttttacttaatTATTATGTATAAAATAGCAAATAAACACTATAAGACACAGAGTTATTCCCAATAATGCATAAACCATCAATTGGGATGTAAGTAACACTAGTAcatgttttttcttgtaattaatttaaggcatgttttataatcacaacaataataataatatttactaCTAGTTATCATTCGGATAATCTCTTCGATTGACTATCCATAGAATATCGGCATGAAAAGCACTTTTTCCCTGATCGAGTATTTCTGCGCGTCCTTAAAACCGCGTCCAGCTTATGCGTCCATTTCTTAGTCCGTTTAATATCATTACCGCTTTTTTGACTCACTACCCcgcatatttttttttccttcgCAAATCACggaattaaaaacaaatattcaGTTCTTATCGTTATCGGCGATCTGATTCCATCCTATAAGCTATTTGGCactaaataatttattgaaatcCAAACTCGTTAATAATCATGATAACAATTAAATTGAGCAAAATAgtaacgaaaaaaaaaaaactataaataaatgaacccttctatatttttttttccttttttctccCTTAGTGctatgttattttttgctcaaataataaaagttagcaatccaaatatatatgtatatataaaaaacaagaaaaatatacacgcagaaaaagttgaaaaatataaaatacacCACAAAATACTCATAATAATGACTCCTACTGATAAAAAGTCCTACGTTTTTCAGTGCAAAATTAACGAAAAACCTGCCCAAGCTATAGCCGGTAAAGGCACTCGTATCACCATTGAAAAAGATGGTAAAATATATAgtgatattattgatgCCGTTACTGGTGCTGCTGTTGGTGCTTTAGGGTGGGGTGATGAAGACATCGtcgatattattactgaAGCCGCCAAGACCTCTACCTATTCTTTCCCATCTTTGATTGGTAACAAACAATCCGAAGAACTGGCTAAATTTTACATCGACAATTCCCCAAAGGATGCATTTGCTTCTGCTTTATGGTGTTGCTCTGGTTCGGAAGCTAATGAAAGTTGTATGAAAATCATGTACCAGTACTGGTTAGAACGTGgcaagacaaaaaaaacaaaatttattgTTCAGATGAAACCTGATCTGaagtaatattattgttggaatTGTAGGGATGGGACATTCTTTGTAGATTAATTGTGAAACTGTTGTGTTGTAGTAAATGTATATACTTGattatagtattattactggGTGTTCTcttctattatttataattatacaaaatatataaaaatgtgttttatttgttctATTCTCGTTATTTTGTGCCCATTTATATATCTCGATTCTTCTGCTTCAACCAAACAATATCAGTTCCTGAATTGTCGCTAGATGATTTTAAGTAAACAACTTTCAGCGATACTTAATTACCGATGATTCCTTATCGAATTCTTATGTTGATAAGCTTTAAGTAAACAAGTTGTCGGGATTTAAGTTCctcaatatttaaattataattatagcTTGTTGATTAGTATATTTCCCAATTTGGTATTTGattccaataatatttcctTATCTGGAATCTGGTTCCAGCACAAATGTTTAGTAAATTTAATTCCCTATTGGAATTTGGTTCCAACAACTATAATCAAGTATATAACTTTACTAAACACACAGTTTCACAATTAATCTAAAAAGAATGTCCCATCCCTAcaattccaataataataacacttcAAATCAGGTTTCATCTAAATAGTTCGCTacttattatataattccTCCAATAGTTTCTTATATAAGAAGTACCATCTCCAtacatatttattttcaatattgttgttttttatatacatcAAACTATATTTGTAATTCAATTAATTATTGGGGTGCAATTTTAGTTATTGGGGTGCAAGTCCAGATAGGATGGGCATCCTTCAAAAATTGGACGGCATTGTCAAatatccaataataataaatttcaaGGCTAATAATCTTGTAACATATTGCTGTTACTGTTACATTAATTCATTGTTGTATAATTCTCCAGTTATGTTTTCAGAAGGGTgtattaattcttttatatgTTGTATGTTAGATATCTAGTAAATTTAATTCGTCATTGGGATTTGCttccaataaataaattagtaACAATTTGCTTATCAGacatttctaataatatctaATACATCCAAATGAAgggaaaatattaatgatataaaaaggacacataaataaatattgagaatataataaataaaatacatctTATACATTTTGTATAATCATAAGTAATAGAAGAGAACACtcagtaataatactataatCAAGTATATACATTTACTACAACATAACAGTTTCACAATTAATCTACAAAGAATGTCCCATCCCTACAattccaacaataataatacttcaGATCAGGTTTCATCTGAACACCTTGATTTCCCTGTTTCAATCAAGGTACACCAGTCCGGGTATATCGTCATAAATAGGGGCTTGAGTGTGTAATATGACGTCATCAAATTATTACCGATATAATTTCGGGAATATTACCCCTAATTATTCGATAGTCCATATTaaacatttataatattctttgCCGATAATCCATCGGGAAATAAACGGTTCAATTATTGGACAGACAATGTCAAATTTCCAACACTAACTTTGGGAGTTTTTCTTCCAAAGACTTCCCCATAGTCATTGACAAATGACTACCAACCTTATATTCTATTTCTAATCCAAGAATATCATAAATAGGTTCACTTCCATCATTGACTGTTTTAACCGTGTAGCGCGTATTCAACATAGCAACCAGTTCTTTAAAATCACATTCTTTGGAGGAGACAACCACCATGTCATCTACAAATAGGCCCAAAAGAATGGTGTGCTTGATACCTTCAACACCATCGTAATTCTTTTGATACAATGAAGGCCAAAGTTCAATTTCTTGGAAACCTATCTTAATGCAGATAGGCCTAAGACTAATTTCAGTAAGACCTTCCTCAGTCTCACCATCCTGATTATTAACATCAACACGACTAACTTTAGTCATATTCTCCTGATTGTTAACCAGCTTAACTTTACCTTTGGTAAGTGTCGAGGCATTAGATTTAAAACTATCCTTTTTCACAATAAGACTAGGAcattcatttttataatgaCCCTCCTTGTTACAACTGTAACACACTATCTTTGCTTTGGTACTGGATTCGGTCATGGATCCGTAATCATCATGTTTATGACTACGACCATAAGCTTTAACTTCATTATCAACTCTTGACCTTACTGACTTGGTCTTTTTGTATTGATCATACCGTTTGACAATGATATCCAATATGTCTTCTAATTTGACATTTTCTAATCCATTATACTGATAATCAATATAATCACTAATGTTAGCGTAGGCTCcttttaaagatttaatgAGAcggtattttatttcatagTCACTCATTGGTGCACTGGATGCTTTGGTTTTAGCAACTAATCTCAATAAACTTTTCTTGAAGATCTTAGCATTTTGTGAACCATCGTAGTGTAACTTTTTCCACTCACGACAAATACTGTCATAGctttcttcatcatcttcatcagaATCCTCATTCGCCAACTCAACTAACATATCATATGGTTGCGAATCCTTAAATTCACGGGGAAAATAAGCTTGCTTTTGGTAAAACAAGTTATTTATACATCTAATCACAGTTTTGCTAGGGCGAACGCCGTTTGGACCAACATCAAATATGTATTCAAGGCCACAGCTAGCAACTAGATCTAAAAATACTTTACAGAAACTTCTAAAATTGCTCCTCGGAACATTTCTTTCATTAATTGTGAAATAAgaagttaataataatctctTGATAGTCTTGTCATCTTTGACAACATTACTATCCTGGGCAAAATCACCATATTGGGAAAAATCGGGGTCACCGATTAAACCCGCTTTATTATTCAAGTTACTA
This Saccharomycodes ludwigii strain NBRC 1722 chromosome II, whole genome shotgun sequence DNA region includes the following protein-coding sequences:
- a CDS encoding uncharacterized protein (similar to Saccharomyces cerevisiae YBL005W-B | retrotransposon genes), whose product is MTKVSRIDVNNQDGETEEGLTEISLRPICTKKVLRVEIKKFPNILYDTGADFSIVNKSLLHNLNKNTRFSLTDFNKNIIDAPYVGDLFMNINGNEIKFRAVGVTNESMDPVISRASLKECNLIVNEQELSIKNAKDNSFVGNLKEREHSIYFPGNWVVPPNNISVRTAKSKEKFNLDHIHVLLGHVNVKDLQRSFKSGCLVGINYDDIDWSNVNSFGCVTCMQGKSRYKNHIIGSRAIAQQYYEVGEYFHSDLFGSVSNIKKGYYHSFISFTDEKSKFKFVYGLKSKSAEAILKVLKVFVPYVEKHLGKSIKYIQTDNGLEYKNRLVMEYLRKFGIKLLNNTAGDSRGNGVAERLNLTLLNDARTLMGNTNLPRHLWFYAVLFSCYVRNGIIAASNDTGCSPRELMSIPKLNVAKILPFGSHVILHHPTHDKIEKRGLDAYVLAPSESSFGYLVWVPSLMRIVDSSSISLCKSPFNSGECQENVIDEFIDELISKDDSLDSNRVEPLSSQTNESHNESAEVIPATDQDSSEQIIPIITDYSREDSHEEYQGNEYDGDTETTSEEALDVDEANTESSVRTDSVTDTEEYVPSDGIDVAVGRPQTTVNKNEKEVDDVDIKSNEVNEHANTESVSDSNSKSDSDSKSKSDSDSDSDSASNSENESSDSPRVIDSTNWVVQTNNKKRKMTTEEIFASIQEDPSMVTARKRLKIRLAKILAVMESARNNSADVKHIRNETLYLHEVYRLSDPNIKNQYLMAMQKEIEVLEGSNTWDSGEPIPVDSVDQSKIVPLLILFNVKRSGKYKCRICARGDVQDATTYEDSLSSSNLAQDGLMFLLNMVLTNSWHLGQLDIQGAYLNAPINTELYVKAPKVYGYKNMLFKLRKSLYGLRQSGYLWNQEISSFLIQIGFQEIEFWPSLYQKNYDGVEGIKHTILLGLFVDDMVVVSSKECDFKELVAMLNTRYTVKTVNDGGEPIYDILGLEIEYKVGSHLSMTMGKSLEEKLPKLGFNLSDKVTSLPLVYDFKLPEKLKIDSVDLAEKIQKCRKAVGLLNYVVGKYRPDINFVVNVLASYQLYPTEEIMKLLHKTINYLWGTRNHKLIWRYDDIIKGNFKIIVDASHGNREKFQSQYGYMVYMNNLLVGYKTGTTSIACMSSTEAETYVVNEASLKFEYWIPLLEEYYSEITKELYCDNQSAIKLCKADTFVKFRDKFHGIRAYRARQQMRNIGFDLKFVESKSNPADVLTKFAPHKDNIKLFMKNFEY
- a CDS encoding uncharacterized protein (similar to Saccharomyces cerevisiae YOL140W | ARG8 | ARGinine requiring); this encodes MTPTDKKSYVFQCKINEKPAQAIAGKGTRITIEKDGKIYSDIIDAVTGAAVGALGWGDEDIVDIITEAAKTSTYSFPSLIGNKQSEELAKFYIDNSPKDAFASALWCCSGSEANESCMKIMYQYWLERGKTKKTKFIVQMKPDLK
- a CDS encoding uncharacterized protein (similar to Saccharomyces cerevisiae YDR034C-D | retrotransposon genes); its protein translation is MSSNLNNKAGLIGDPDFSQYGDFAQDSNVVKDDKTIKRLLLTSYFTINERNVPRSNFRSFCKVFLDLVASCGLEYIFDVGPNGVRPSKTVIRCINNLFYQKQAYFPREFKDSQPYDMLVELANEDSDEDDEESYDSICREWKKLHYDGSQNAKIFKKSLLRLVAKTKASSAPMSDYEIKYRLIKSLKGAYANISDYIDYQYNGLENVKLEDILDIIVKRYDQYKKTKSVRSRVDNEVKAYGRSHKHDDYGSMTESSTKAKIVCYSCNKEGHYKNECPSLIVKKDSFKSNASTLTKGKVKLVNNQENMTKVSRVDVNNQDGETEEGLTEISLRPICIKIGFQEIELWPSLYQKNYDGVEGIKHTILLGLFVDDMVVVSSKECDFKELVAMLNTRYTVKTVNDGSEPIYDILGLEIEYKVGSHLSMTMGKSLEEKLPKLVLEI